In a genomic window of Streptomyces noursei ATCC 11455:
- a CDS encoding lanthionine synthetase LanC family protein, with protein sequence MHPSPLLPPELAARANAVASVIRERLDSPAGADAHAARAAGQSDLSFWNGASLSEGHAGLALLHLHAARTAERGAEGEWSRDRAFSFVRAAFAATQEEALTHPGLFDGTAGLAFVLREVAADEPRFLPSLAALDEQLSRQVLAMELPRRPGAVAAHHYDLVYGCAGVLAHLCHVRPTTPLVEQALQRCLRYLMWVGADQRWAVEGRLDTGMSHGAAGIAAALATAWRHGHRLPGQRLVLDRLVAWLLEVGSRGGRQLRWPRSVPVDPHLDDGDEAVPAWCHGTGGVAAGLLTVADATGDRALEARAFAALDGLLDRVAAGDVPRSPTVCHGLAGCVALAHEFAARGSEGAARGLARLVTELLDAAEPERALVYRDRETTGHVVDNPGLLTGAAGVALALRATATGRRPSWWRVLFLR encoded by the coding sequence ATGCACCCCAGCCCCCTCCTGCCGCCCGAACTCGCCGCCCGCGCGAACGCCGTCGCGAGCGTGATCCGGGAACGACTCGACAGCCCCGCCGGCGCCGATGCGCACGCCGCACGCGCCGCCGGGCAGAGTGATCTGTCCTTCTGGAACGGCGCTTCCCTCAGCGAGGGGCATGCCGGGCTGGCGCTCCTCCACCTCCACGCCGCCCGTACCGCGGAGCGCGGCGCGGAAGGGGAGTGGTCGCGCGACCGGGCCTTCTCCTTCGTGCGCGCCGCCTTCGCCGCCACGCAAGAGGAAGCGCTCACGCACCCGGGGCTCTTCGACGGCACGGCCGGCCTCGCCTTCGTGCTGCGCGAGGTCGCGGCCGACGAGCCCCGTTTTCTGCCCAGCCTCGCCGCACTGGACGAACAGCTGTCCCGGCAGGTCCTGGCCATGGAGCTGCCCCGCCGGCCCGGTGCCGTCGCCGCTCACCACTACGACCTGGTCTACGGGTGCGCGGGCGTCCTCGCCCACCTGTGTCACGTCCGCCCCACGACCCCGCTCGTCGAGCAGGCGCTTCAACGGTGCCTGCGGTACCTGATGTGGGTCGGTGCCGATCAGCGATGGGCCGTCGAGGGACGGCTCGACACCGGAATGTCCCACGGCGCTGCGGGTATCGCCGCCGCCCTGGCCACGGCCTGGCGGCACGGTCACCGGCTGCCCGGGCAACGCCTCGTCCTCGACCGGCTGGTGGCGTGGCTGCTGGAGGTCGGCAGCCGCGGAGGCCGACAGCTCCGGTGGCCGCGATCCGTCCCCGTGGACCCGCACCTCGACGACGGAGACGAAGCCGTGCCCGCCTGGTGCCACGGGACCGGGGGAGTGGCCGCCGGGCTGCTCACCGTAGCCGACGCGACCGGCGACCGGGCCCTGGAAGCACGGGCGTTCGCCGCGCTGGACGGGCTGCTCGACCGGGTCGCCGCCGGGGACGTGCCGCGTTCGCCCACCGTGTGCCACGGCCTCGCCGGATGCGTCGCGCTCGCCCACGAGTTCGCCGCGCGGGGCAGCGAGGGCGCCGCGCGGGGACTCGCCCGGCTCGTGACGGAGCTGCTCGACGCCGCCGAGCCCGAGCGGGCCCTGGTGTACCGCGACCGCGAGACCACCGGGCACGTCGTCGACAATCCCGGGCTCCTCACCGGCGCGGCCGGTGTCGCCCTGGCCCTCCGTGCCACGGCCACCGGCCGCAGGCCCAGTTGGTGGCGGGTGCTCTTTCTCCGGTGA
- a CDS encoding lantibiotic dehydratase has product MNAIDKDLTRTMPRYEALDFPLLRAPALPVEVWRETLADRDLTRTRARLRAMADNPRVRHGLVAAGSGLLDGLAKVEAAQGRASGKETRRVHSRALRYLTRMSTRPTPFGAFSGVALGSFGETTTARLGETPLVSARVRADMGWLLALVKDLEGAPEVLERLSVSMNAMAHRVGDRLVLPSSDVHGNADRRSVRVRHTSPLSHVRRLAPAAAPVPYAEVVAELTDRFPAVGHERISAFVAELVGLGLLVTDLRPPVTDPCPEAYVLARLTAAGVEHPAVAGLREVVDMTRTAVHDDTGALDRLRLAQRTLVPEYRHQPFQVDSALGLADTAINRQVADEVAEAVGCLARLGRAAPGGYDHLAPYHEAFMERYGSDALVPVLELLSAERGLDAPNSYLDPPRAMVMHQTGGEGDPRTARALVALASQAWRSGADEVELSDEVLRRLVPADEGDTRRGCPGVDAYVQIAASSARAIDDGDWRAVLNSDGLGEGGRTFGRFFHLLGPAAERLRSYARAREALEPDVVVAELAYLPGNGRGANVAIRPAVHGYEIPVNVAPSAAPDRIIDLSDIHVGATDDGLRLYSARLGRELVVVQNHMLSPLGAPNVCRFLLEVSRARYAIPTGFTWGPVEGAPYLPRVVRGRVVVRAAEWNLYPTGARAPLDTAPVPVPRTAAELAEWRRTWGVPRHVYLADDDNRLLLDLDHPACADELLTDLRAADERVTLQEALPDPDRTWLRDSAGRGHLAEVVIPLLAAPDGTEAAPPPDTAPAREAAAEAIRRKARPAAHPSHLPGSEWSYLKLYAARDLHDEIAAVELAGLVGEIRDAGADVDRWFYIRYADPDAHLRIRTRTPAGGTSALEPLLDWGRSLVRRGIAERLEVATYHPEVSRYGGPAVYDHIEEFFAANSAVSAQLLGLLWDKEPGLTAEAVTLAAVDALYAQWGLDVRERLAAMPRPAEDREARERYKKDRDYLCELLAPWDRRPHLGGRAHHERLAPVLAGQVDAVRRASRAVADAEAAGTLWGTRDAVLASLAHMQVNRLLPMDRPAEDRCYLVWGHVLNCLRGRPRD; this is encoded by the coding sequence GTGAACGCAATCGACAAGGACCTGACACGCACCATGCCGCGGTACGAAGCCCTCGACTTCCCTCTTCTGCGGGCACCTGCCCTGCCGGTCGAGGTCTGGCGGGAGACGCTCGCCGACCGCGACCTCACCCGCACCCGCGCCCGGTTGCGCGCCATGGCGGACAACCCCCGCGTACGCCACGGGCTCGTCGCCGCCGGCAGCGGACTGCTCGACGGGCTGGCCAAGGTCGAGGCCGCACAGGGACGCGCGAGCGGCAAGGAGACGCGGCGCGTCCACTCCCGGGCCCTGCGCTACCTCACCCGCATGAGCACCCGCCCCACCCCCTTCGGGGCCTTCTCCGGCGTCGCACTCGGCTCCTTCGGTGAGACCACCACCGCCCGGCTCGGCGAGACCCCCCTCGTGTCCGCCCGGGTGCGGGCCGACATGGGATGGCTGCTCGCTCTGGTGAAGGACCTGGAGGGTGCCCCGGAGGTGCTCGAACGGCTCAGCGTGTCCATGAACGCCATGGCGCACCGGGTGGGCGACCGGCTCGTCCTGCCTTCCTCGGATGTGCACGGCAACGCCGACCGGCGATCGGTGCGGGTACGGCACACCAGTCCGCTCAGCCATGTCCGGCGCCTCGCCCCGGCCGCCGCGCCCGTCCCGTACGCCGAGGTGGTCGCCGAACTGACCGACCGGTTCCCGGCCGTCGGGCACGAGCGGATCTCCGCGTTCGTCGCCGAACTGGTCGGCCTCGGGCTGCTCGTCACCGACCTGCGGCCGCCCGTCACGGATCCCTGCCCGGAGGCGTACGTCCTGGCCCGGCTCACCGCCGCCGGGGTGGAGCACCCCGCCGTGGCCGGACTGCGCGAGGTCGTCGACATGACCCGGACCGCCGTCCACGACGATACCGGCGCGCTCGACAGGCTGCGCCTGGCCCAACGCACCCTCGTCCCCGAGTACCGACACCAGCCCTTCCAGGTCGACTCCGCCCTCGGCCTCGCCGATACGGCCATCAACCGCCAGGTCGCCGACGAGGTCGCCGAGGCCGTCGGCTGCCTGGCCCGGCTGGGCCGGGCGGCGCCCGGCGGATACGACCACCTCGCGCCGTATCACGAGGCGTTCATGGAGCGGTACGGAAGCGACGCCCTCGTCCCCGTCCTCGAACTCCTCAGCGCCGAGCGCGGCCTCGACGCCCCCAACAGCTACCTCGATCCACCCCGCGCCATGGTCATGCACCAGACCGGCGGCGAAGGAGACCCGCGGACCGCGCGGGCCCTGGTCGCCCTGGCCTCCCAGGCGTGGCGGAGCGGAGCCGACGAGGTCGAGCTGAGCGACGAGGTGCTGCGCAGGCTCGTCCCCGCGGACGAGGGCGACACCCGGCGCGGGTGCCCCGGCGTCGACGCATACGTCCAGATCGCCGCGTCCAGTGCCCGCGCGATCGACGACGGCGACTGGCGTGCCGTCCTCAACAGCGACGGTCTCGGCGAGGGCGGACGCACCTTCGGACGGTTCTTCCACCTCCTCGGGCCCGCCGCCGAACGCCTCCGCTCCTACGCCCGTGCCCGGGAAGCCCTGGAGCCCGACGTCGTCGTCGCCGAGCTGGCGTACCTGCCCGGCAACGGGCGCGGCGCCAACGTGGCGATCCGGCCCGCCGTCCACGGCTACGAGATCCCGGTCAACGTCGCACCCTCCGCCGCCCCGGACCGGATCATCGACCTCTCCGACATCCACGTCGGCGCGACCGACGACGGCCTGCGGCTCTACTCGGCACGGCTCGGGCGCGAACTGGTCGTCGTCCAGAACCACATGCTCAGCCCGCTCGGCGCGCCCAACGTGTGCCGGTTCCTGCTGGAGGTCTCGCGGGCCAGGTATGCGATCCCCACCGGCTTCACCTGGGGCCCGGTCGAGGGCGCCCCGTACCTGCCGCGCGTCGTGCGGGGCCGGGTCGTGGTACGGGCCGCCGAGTGGAACCTGTACCCGACCGGCGCGCGGGCCCCGCTGGACACCGCTCCCGTCCCCGTACCTCGCACCGCCGCGGAGTTGGCGGAGTGGCGCCGCACCTGGGGCGTTCCCCGCCACGTCTACCTGGCCGACGACGACAACCGGCTGCTCCTGGACCTCGACCACCCGGCCTGCGCGGACGAGCTGTTGACCGATCTGCGGGCGGCCGACGAGCGGGTCACGCTCCAGGAGGCGCTGCCGGATCCCGACAGGACCTGGCTACGCGACAGCGCCGGACGCGGGCACCTGGCCGAGGTCGTCATCCCGCTCCTGGCCGCGCCCGACGGCACCGAGGCCGCGCCGCCACCGGACACGGCTCCGGCCCGCGAGGCAGCGGCGGAGGCGATACGGCGCAAGGCCCGTCCCGCCGCCCACCCCAGCCATCTGCCCGGCTCCGAGTGGTCGTACCTCAAGCTGTACGCCGCCCGTGACCTGCACGACGAGATCGCCGCGGTCGAACTGGCCGGACTCGTCGGGGAGATACGGGACGCAGGCGCCGACGTCGACCGGTGGTTCTACATCCGGTACGCCGACCCCGACGCGCACCTGCGCATCAGGACCCGGACACCGGCCGGCGGCACGTCCGCCCTGGAACCGCTCCTGGACTGGGGGCGCTCCCTCGTCCGGCGGGGGATCGCCGAGCGCCTGGAGGTCGCCACGTACCACCCCGAGGTGAGCCGGTACGGCGGTCCCGCCGTGTACGACCACATCGAGGAGTTCTTCGCGGCGAACAGCGCCGTCTCCGCCCAACTGCTCGGTCTCCTCTGGGACAAGGAGCCCGGACTCACGGCCGAAGCGGTCACCCTGGCCGCCGTCGACGCGCTGTACGCCCAGTGGGGTCTCGACGTCCGCGAGCGTCTCGCCGCCATGCCCCGGCCCGCCGAGGACAGGGAGGCCCGCGAGCGGTACAAGAAGGACCGCGACTATCTGTGCGAGCTGCTCGCCCCCTGGGACCGCCGCCCGCACCTCGGGGGCCGCGCCCACCACGAGCGCCTCGCCCCGGTTCTCGCCGGCCAGGTCGACGCCGTCCGCCGGGCCTCGCGGGCCGTCGCGGACGCGGAGGCGGCCGGAACGCTGTGGGGCACCCGGGACGCCGTCCTGGCCAGCCTCGCGCACATGCAGGTGAACCGGCTGCTGCCCATGGACCGCCCCGCCGAGGACCGCTGCTACCTGGTCTGGGGGCACGTCCTGAACTGCCTGCGGGGGAGGCCCCGTGACTGA
- a CDS encoding ABC transporter ATP-binding protein gives MTDQEASGQTVPEEHRRLSRDLRYWWLVLRTFWGLSPLRVSALAVATALTAAVPATGIWLTARAVQAVVDALTRVPDAMDRLTFAAAGLVAVSVAEHILTSLSQYLNSLLQLEFTAKIGERVMVKGTRMDLSAYEDPEAYDRLQRALRESGSGTAFEVFEEMMRTLTALASLVMVSWVLFSWNVWIALAILLAPLPALAAHVVFSKQGYAIEYHRAQDRRRAFYYQDLTTTDSSYKEVKLYQLGPHLVGRYRSLVQEFFRVDRALARRRHGWSATLGLVSVGCSAGALVFALRSTADNGRIGELAGYLQALGAVHAAATGLLLGVATLYQNTLFTGNLFDYLTLPDGRITGGTRPFPRRLTHGIEFQDVTFRYPGTTTTALDRFSCFIPADTCCAIVGANGAGKSTIVKLLSRLYEPTSGRILVDGVPLEEYDTDDLQRNIGVVFQDFIRYEMPVRHNIGFGRLEHLDDDARLRAAAGSSGAAEFIDRLADTYDTTLGRHFEGGHQLSGGQWQKIALARAFLRDAPIAILDEPTAAIDAEAEADIFGRLRTICSRATSLVISHRFSTVRIADKILVVEGGSLIEEGTHEELLARGGTYAHLFRLQADAYLPGTSA, from the coding sequence GTGACTGATCAGGAAGCCAGCGGCCAGACCGTGCCCGAGGAGCACCGGCGCCTCTCCCGGGACCTGCGCTACTGGTGGCTCGTCCTGCGCACGTTCTGGGGACTCAGCCCCCTGAGGGTCTCCGCGCTCGCCGTGGCCACGGCACTCACCGCCGCCGTGCCGGCCACCGGGATCTGGCTGACCGCCAGGGCCGTGCAGGCCGTCGTCGACGCCCTCACGCGGGTGCCGGACGCCATGGACCGGCTCACCTTCGCCGCCGCCGGCCTCGTCGCGGTCTCGGTGGCGGAGCACATCCTGACGTCGCTCTCGCAGTACCTGAACTCCCTGCTCCAGTTGGAGTTCACGGCCAAGATCGGTGAGCGGGTCATGGTCAAGGGCACCCGCATGGACCTCAGCGCCTACGAGGACCCCGAGGCGTACGACCGACTGCAGCGCGCGCTGCGGGAGAGCGGCAGCGGCACGGCCTTCGAGGTGTTCGAGGAGATGATGCGCACGCTCACCGCGCTGGCATCACTGGTGATGGTCAGCTGGGTGCTGTTCTCCTGGAACGTCTGGATCGCCCTGGCCATCCTGCTGGCGCCGCTGCCCGCGCTCGCCGCGCACGTGGTGTTCAGCAAGCAGGGCTACGCGATCGAGTACCACCGTGCGCAGGACCGGCGCCGCGCCTTCTACTACCAGGACCTGACGACGACGGACTCCTCCTACAAGGAGGTGAAGCTGTATCAACTCGGCCCCCATCTCGTAGGCCGCTACCGGTCCCTCGTGCAGGAGTTCTTCCGCGTCGACCGGGCGCTGGCACGCCGCCGGCACGGCTGGTCGGCGACGCTCGGCCTGGTCAGCGTGGGCTGCTCGGCGGGCGCGCTGGTCTTCGCCCTCAGATCCACCGCGGACAACGGCCGGATCGGCGAGCTCGCCGGGTACCTGCAGGCGCTGGGCGCGGTGCACGCGGCGGCCACCGGGCTGCTGCTCGGCGTGGCCACCCTGTACCAGAACACGCTGTTCACGGGGAACCTCTTCGACTATCTGACGCTGCCCGACGGGCGCATCACGGGCGGCACCCGGCCCTTCCCGCGGCGCCTGACGCACGGCATCGAGTTCCAGGACGTCACCTTCCGGTACCCCGGCACCACGACCACCGCCCTCGACCGGTTCAGTTGCTTCATCCCCGCCGACACCTGCTGCGCGATCGTCGGCGCGAACGGCGCGGGCAAGAGCACCATCGTCAAACTGCTCTCCCGCCTCTACGAGCCGACCAGCGGCCGCATCCTCGTCGACGGCGTGCCTCTCGAGGAGTACGACACCGACGACCTCCAGCGGAACATCGGGGTCGTCTTCCAGGACTTCATCCGCTACGAGATGCCCGTCCGGCACAACATCGGCTTCGGCCGCCTCGAACACCTCGACGACGACGCCCGCCTGCGCGCAGCGGCCGGGTCCAGCGGCGCCGCCGAGTTCATCGACCGCCTCGCGGACACCTACGACACCACACTGGGACGGCACTTCGAGGGCGGCCACCAGCTGTCCGGCGGCCAGTGGCAGAAGATCGCCCTGGCGCGGGCCTTCCTGCGGGACGCGCCGATCGCGATCCTCGACGAGCCGACCGCCGCGATCGACGCCGAGGCCGAGGCCGACATCTTCGGCCGGCTGCGCACGATCTGCTCCCGGGCGACGTCCCTGGTGATCTCCCACCGGTTCTCCACCGTCCGCATCGCCGACAAGATCCTGGTCGTGGAGGGCGGTTCGCTCATCGAAGAGGGGACCCACGAGGAACTGCTCGCACGCGGCGGGACCTACGCCCACCTCTTTCGGCTCCAGGCCGACGCCTACCTGCCGGGAACCTCCGCATGA
- a CDS encoding LLM class flavin-dependent oxidoreductase encodes MTRTPPLSLMYPLMAYDLDHLTAFGEVVRELSLERLYMGQSVLVDTHHAFAHLAGRGIRVPVGTSVALTALRHPLDAAIQARSLALLTGADVVAGYSTGDPAFVTALRGAPYASPRTAVAEYLTVVRRLLDGELVDFQGRYVRVDEGLPQVPHPPVSLGVGVLRPRMAYTAGQVADVAITLLTPAAHLRDRIVPALARGAASRDRAVPGVTQIVPCAVRKPGRDPRRLAFAAHELHLGGEHYAAMLRSAGLGVDAADPWAGAGVLVDSGVFAYGTPDELADQLTGYGEAGATEIALSCAGVLLTEGPDAALADVRAIVGAMQDRAVRRADEGPGFFTSSHPELS; translated from the coding sequence ATGACCCGAACACCCCCGCTGTCCCTCATGTACCCGCTCATGGCGTACGACCTGGACCACCTCACCGCCTTCGGCGAAGTCGTCCGGGAGCTGTCCCTGGAGCGGCTCTACATGGGGCAGTCGGTGCTGGTCGACACCCACCATGCCTTCGCGCACCTCGCCGGGCGCGGCATCCGCGTGCCGGTCGGCACCAGCGTGGCCCTGACTGCTCTGCGCCACCCGCTGGACGCGGCGATACAGGCCAGGTCGCTGGCCCTGCTGACCGGCGCCGACGTCGTCGCCGGCTACAGCACCGGCGACCCGGCGTTCGTGACGGCGCTGCGCGGCGCACCGTACGCAAGTCCGCGCACCGCCGTCGCCGAGTACCTGACCGTCGTGCGACGGCTCCTGGACGGCGAGTTGGTGGACTTCCAGGGGCGCTATGTGCGCGTGGACGAGGGACTTCCCCAGGTCCCCCACCCTCCCGTCTCGCTCGGCGTCGGCGTGCTGCGGCCGCGCATGGCGTACACGGCGGGCCAGGTCGCCGACGTGGCGATCACCCTGCTGACGCCGGCCGCCCACCTCAGGGACCGGATCGTGCCCGCGCTCGCGCGCGGCGCCGCCTCCCGGGACAGGGCGGTCCCCGGGGTGACGCAGATCGTGCCGTGCGCGGTGCGCAAGCCCGGCCGGGACCCGCGCCGGCTCGCGTTCGCGGCGCACGAGCTGCACCTGGGCGGTGAGCACTACGCGGCGATGCTCCGCTCGGCGGGCCTCGGCGTGGACGCGGCCGACCCGTGGGCCGGGGCCGGCGTGCTGGTCGACAGCGGGGTCTTCGCCTACGGCACCCCTGACGAGCTGGCGGACCAGCTCACCGGCTACGGTGAGGCGGGGGCCACGGAGATCGCGCTGAGCTGTGCGGGGGTCCTGCTGACCGAAGGGCCCGACGCCGCGCTGGCCGACGTGCGGGCCATCGTGGGGGCGATGCAGGACCGGGCCGTGCGCCGGGCCGACGAGGGCCCCGGGTTTTTTACGAGCAGCCATCCCGAGTTGAGTTGA
- a CDS encoding response regulator, protein MIRVMIVDDEILLRSCMQRILESEADIEVPVACDGREVREAVAAHRPDVVLLDLRMPEVDGLTALEWIRAHQDPPAVAVLTTFLRDEDIAAALRSGAAGFLLKDATPQELADAVRVLAAGGTVLSPAAARIVVDGYLGAGPRHGERDPRLDTLTERELQVLELLGEGLTNADIGRRLLLSASTAKEHVSSILTKLGLANRVQAAVAAHRAATEGHLRPSALAETR, encoded by the coding sequence ATGATCCGGGTGATGATCGTCGACGATGAAATTCTGCTGCGGTCGTGCATGCAGCGCATTCTGGAGAGCGAAGCGGACATCGAAGTGCCGGTCGCCTGCGACGGGCGGGAGGTCCGCGAAGCCGTGGCGGCGCACCGGCCCGACGTGGTCCTGCTCGACCTGCGCATGCCGGAGGTCGACGGACTCACCGCCCTCGAATGGATCCGGGCCCACCAGGACCCGCCCGCGGTCGCCGTCCTCACGACGTTCCTGCGGGACGAGGACATCGCGGCCGCGCTGCGCTCAGGTGCGGCAGGCTTCCTGCTGAAGGACGCGACACCGCAGGAACTCGCCGACGCCGTCCGGGTGTTGGCAGCGGGCGGAACCGTGCTCTCCCCGGCCGCGGCACGCATCGTCGTCGACGGCTACCTCGGCGCCGGTCCGCGCCACGGCGAGCGGGACCCGCGCCTGGACACGCTCACCGAGCGGGAGCTGCAGGTGCTCGAACTGCTGGGGGAGGGCCTGACCAACGCGGACATCGGGCGCCGACTGCTGCTGAGCGCCTCGACGGCGAAGGAGCACGTCAGCTCGATCCTGACGAAACTGGGGCTGGCCAATCGCGTCCAGGCCGCCGTGGCGGCACACCGCGCCGCCACGGAAGGCCACCTGCGTCCGTCGGCCCTGGCCGAGACCCGCTGA
- a CDS encoding class I SAM-dependent methyltransferase has translation MALGNALYDRKLASVYDRMYPIDHDTAQAVEFVAGRTPPDGSILELGVGTGRIAVPLAERGFRVHGIDGSEAMLDELHKQHPRTAVTTQFGDFTEEGTGGVFDTVTLLLNTFFVAITKEQQLGTLRRVREQLAPEGRFVLEAFDPAPYHHLEKPDFSMRHLDEQAVMLDTLAVDRSQQLMLSTHTIIDGGAPATREHVLRYAFPFEIDLLAELSGLRLVERTEDWCGTPYTSASLRHVSVYERDPDSPWAAVAG, from the coding sequence ATGGCCCTCGGCAACGCGCTCTACGACCGGAAACTGGCGAGCGTCTACGACCGCATGTACCCGATCGACCACGACACCGCCCAGGCGGTCGAGTTCGTGGCCGGCCGCACGCCGCCCGACGGGAGCATCCTGGAACTGGGCGTCGGCACCGGCCGGATCGCGGTTCCGCTCGCGGAGCGCGGCTTCCGGGTGCACGGCATCGACGGCTCCGAGGCCATGCTGGACGAGCTGCACAAGCAGCACCCGCGGACCGCGGTGACCACCCAGTTCGGTGACTTCACCGAAGAAGGCACCGGCGGTGTCTTCGACACCGTGACCCTCCTGCTGAACACCTTCTTCGTCGCGATCACGAAGGAACAGCAGCTCGGCACCCTGCGACGGGTCCGCGAACAGCTCGCGCCCGAGGGCCGGTTCGTCCTGGAGGCGTTCGACCCGGCGCCGTACCACCACCTGGAGAAGCCGGACTTCTCGATGCGCCACCTCGACGAGCAGGCCGTCATGCTGGACACGCTCGCCGTGGACCGCTCGCAACAGCTCATGCTCTCGACGCACACCATCATCGACGGCGGAGCCCCGGCCACCCGTGAGCACGTACTGCGCTACGCCTTCCCCTTCGAGATCGATCTGCTGGCCGAACTGTCCGGGCTACGGCTCGTCGAGCGCACGGAGGACTGGTGCGGCACCCCGTACACCTCCGCCAGCCTGCGACACGTGTCGGTCTACGAGCGGGACCCCGACTCGCCCTGGGCGGCGGTCGCGGGCTGA
- a CDS encoding sensor histidine kinase gives MGGEGGSRRAAFAVDGVVVAAATAELLTLYDALDGLSALVCPPSLFALVLRRRFPVTVLFATLPSMATGHLWLAPMIAMFTVASRTARRAVVGVATAALFAATMWSGYDLDGGAVDWSHHLFVVEVALMFSVGPAGLGLLFRTRSELRARLADLIASQAHGRRLEAERAVAEERTRMAREMHDSVSYHLGIIAAQSGALWATAPDDTVRRDAETIRRRSADAMAELREIVGVLRHGPSRADGTDARLRNVPTLVEEARLDATLDCGALEAHTIAPSVERAAYRTVQEALTNVRKHAPGAPVAASVRPSAGGDALVVEVRNQPAPRTPPPVAPVLDVPASGYGLAGLRERVTLVGGVFRAEATADGGFVVRAELPLGPAAPPASGPAPGDQPATAAQGESGSRS, from the coding sequence GTGGGCGGGGAGGGGGGTTCCCGCCGTGCTGCGTTCGCTGTCGACGGGGTGGTCGTCGCGGCGGCCACCGCGGAGTTGCTGACTCTCTACGATGCGCTCGACGGGCTCTCGGCGCTCGTGTGCCCGCCGTCGCTGTTCGCGTTGGTGCTGCGCCGCCGCTTCCCGGTGACCGTGCTGTTCGCCACCTTGCCGTCCATGGCCACCGGCCACCTGTGGCTGGCTCCCATGATCGCCATGTTCACGGTGGCGTCCAGGACCGCCCGCCGTGCCGTCGTCGGCGTCGCGACGGCCGCGCTGTTCGCGGCGACCATGTGGTCCGGTTACGACCTCGACGGCGGGGCGGTGGACTGGAGCCACCATCTGTTCGTGGTCGAGGTGGCTCTCATGTTCAGCGTCGGCCCCGCCGGGCTCGGGCTGCTCTTTCGCACCCGCTCCGAGCTGCGGGCCCGGCTCGCGGACCTGATCGCCTCCCAGGCGCACGGCCGCCGTCTGGAAGCCGAGCGGGCCGTGGCGGAGGAGCGCACCCGTATGGCCCGCGAGATGCACGACAGCGTTTCGTACCACCTGGGCATCATCGCCGCGCAGTCCGGCGCCCTGTGGGCGACCGCCCCCGACGACACCGTCCGGCGGGATGCCGAGACCATACGCCGCCGCAGCGCCGACGCCATGGCGGAGCTGCGGGAGATCGTCGGCGTTCTACGGCACGGGCCGAGCCGGGCGGACGGGACGGACGCCCGGCTCCGCAACGTGCCGACCCTGGTGGAGGAAGCCCGCCTGGACGCGACGCTCGACTGTGGTGCTCTGGAGGCCCACACCATCGCCCCCTCCGTGGAACGAGCCGCCTACCGAACGGTTCAGGAGGCGCTCACCAACGTCCGCAAGCACGCTCCCGGTGCCCCGGTCGCCGCCTCCGTACGCCCCTCGGCCGGGGGCGACGCGCTCGTCGTCGAGGTCCGTAACCAGCCGGCACCCCGGACGCCTCCGCCGGTCGCCCCCGTGCTCGACGTGCCCGCGAGCGGCTACGGCCTCGCCGGGTTGAGGGAACGCGTCACTCTCGTCGGCGGCGTGTTCCGGGCGGAGGCCACTGCGGACGGCGGGTTCGTGGTGCGCGCCGAGTTGCCGCTCGGGCCTGCCGCTCCCCCCGCGTCGGGGCCGGCGCCGGGCGATCAGCCCGCGACCGCCGCCCAGGGCGAGTCGGGGTCCCGCTCGTAG